From the Leptospira andrefontaineae genome, the window GTCACGCAGAAACCCGCATAACTCTTCCGTGTTCGCGGAGTATCCGTTTCGATTCTGAAACACGATCCTCGCTTCGCTCACGATCTTTCCGATTCCGGCTTTAGTGTTCATCATACACTCCAAAATTGGTTGACATTCGGAGCGGACTGGGAGAGGTATTTCTCTATAACCATTTTCAAAGAGAGCAATCTCAACCGAGCTCGGCGCCAACCGAGCTCTTTTTTTATCCGCACAACTCGCGGAACTTTCGTTCCGAACCCCGCCTGACATCATCGATCACAGGAATTAATCTCCTGAACCAGATGCCGAGGCACTCTCTACAAAGGTCGAATTGGAAGAGATTTGGTGTCTCGGTTCCACATCCTTTGCAAATTTCCTTCTTCACATCTCCTTCCATCAAACCTCACCAGATGTCTTTGCTTTCCTTAGAAACCAATGACGAGTGATGGAACGAATCCTTTTGTTTTGGATTCTCGGAGTTCCTCATTCAGCACGGGATGAATGAGGTTCCGGATTTTTCGGCGTTTACTCGCGCAGTGCTATGTCCGGCACTCCGACGATCCAAAACCTTATCGCGGGGAAGGGATTAGAACCCTTGACTTTCGGGATATGAGCCCGATGTTCTAATCAGCTAAACTACCGCCGCAATCTCGCTGTTTCCACTATCGCAGGAAAGGCAACTCATCGTCCGAATTTCACGGAGGGGGATCGGGCTTTCACCCTATAACCCCAAATCAGAATCGTACTCATAGGATTCTCGGAGCTCCCAAAGCTTACCATATGGGATTTGGGTTCCGGTCTCATACGGGTGGGGAGACTTTTTTTCCCACCTACTTGGGCTGTTTCTCTGATCAGCCTTCCTGAACCACGAGGTTTCAATACATTCAGGAATCCGATCTAACAAGAGAGTCTTTAAACCGAGCTGCCAAGCTCCGACAATCCTACGTTGTATTATTATTTTCTAATGCACCTCCTTTGAAAAAGAGCCCAGGGAGAAATCCTCCCCAGGGACCGGAATGTTGTTGGAACGGAGATTCATACAGCGAGCTTCCTCAGAACTTCTGCCCGTTGTTTTCTCGGAACTTCGCGGAGATCCACAGGCGTTCTTCCGTGATTGATGCGAAGCTTTTTCCGAAGAAAGTTTAGAACGATTTTGTTGTGCGCGTGGCCGTTAACTGTATCGCGTATCGTGTTGTAGCAAACATGTGGATCGATTTCCTTTTCGATCCTACGCATAGTCCATTTCCCTTTGTTGTCCGCTGGAACATCCTCGATCGCACGATGGAGCTCCAAAGGAGACATAGGTCCCAAATTGGATATAGGTTGCGTAATTTCCCTGGACATCAGTAAATACCCGAAAATGTCAATTTGGCGTTAGTGCCAAAATGACCATATGTGCCAATGGCACAAATTGCAAGCACAAAAATTACCATTGGCACATTTTTGAATAATACAGGACAAAGGCTAGAAGAGGCTCTGGAAATCCTTGGGGTTTCCCGTGAGGCATTACGAGACAAGATTGGTGTCGAATTGTCCACGATTAGCCGTTATATTAATGGGAAACGTGAAATCCCTGAGCCGACATTACGACTGATCGCATCCATTTACAAAATTTCCTACACGTGGCTGAAAGATGGCCTAGGGGAAATGTTCGAAGCTGGAGCCTTAAATGCAGTAGAAACGGACTTAAAGGTCCATGATCGAATCTGGAGAAAGCTTGCGAAGGATCCGGATTTACTGGAAGCAGTGAGGATCTTGGTGGAGGAACTTCCCGAAGCGGATCGCGAAGTGGTAATCAATATGATCCTGAGGCTGAAAGGAAAGTAAGAAAGAACTTATTTTTTTAGGATCACACCGAAACTTGGGATCTTACTCTGCTTGAAAGGCATCCCAGGAAGATAATATTCGTAAGCTTCGTTTTGTTCTAAGTTTTCAGACGAATTGTAAAGACCACGAACGTTCGCAATGTCGTGCTGAGATACTGCAGAAAATCCGGGTATCGAATCCTTGTACATTACCGATCCAATATCTGACGAATGGTCAAGACCAAGGCAGTGTCCGATCTCGTGAGTGAGCGTCTTTTGTATTTCCGATTCATAGAGCTCTATATACGATGGGGAGTGATCAGAAAACTTTATTCCTAATCCTAAAGCAATGTTCACGGTTTCACGGATGCGATCAGTCCGAACGATAAGTATCGATTTAGAAATTATATTTTCGGAAAAGTCTTTCGTACAACGACCAGTTCCAATAGGACTAGCTAGGAAATCCACACACGCATCCAGATCGAAACCGGTCAGTCCATCGCAATCCCCGTCTGAAAAATAGATTAGGTTCTTTGCATCCAGGATCCTTCCTAAGATCGGATACACATCGATTCCAACTCCCCAAAGCGAAGCAGCTTTAAATACCTTTTTCTGAGTTTCATCCGCTGGATGTGCAATCCGTAGAAGTGCCTTGTTCTCTTCGGAGATATCATGGTCCGGAGTATTGTGTGCGCAGAATAGGTTTAGAAGGATTAAGAGAGCTAAGATTTTCATATCTTCCCTGGTATGGAAGAATCGTAGCAAGGTGGGTACAAAATGTAAACAGTAAAATGAGTACATTTTGTACCCAGATGACATAATTTGGAAAAAAGTTAGGAAAAATTGCCTATTTCAAATAATTCCCAAACCTCTTCGCAATAATTTTCGCCCGAAGAGTATCGTCCCATTCAGTTCCAAGAAGTAGCATGTGGTTTTGTAGAATCACTCGGTGGACAAGGAAGGCCTTTTGTTTGAGCGACTTTATCCGATACTCAGAAGGATCCAAGAAGCTGTACAATCCCATCACTGGAATATTCGAGTAACGTGTTAAGAAAGGAACGGATTCCCCTGCGAGCAGCTTATCTTTAATTTCGAATGCATCGTAATGTAAAATTGCAACTGCCCAAAGAACTGCAGAGATCCCGAGACCGATCGCTGAATATTGAGCCACAAAAATTCCGAGGAGCGGAAAAACATATACACAAAGAATTGATCCAACTAGTCCGATACTTGCTCCCAGGAGAAGTAAGAAACTCCGAACCCGGTTCATCCCACGAGAGCGAGTGATCCCCTTTCCCATCAATCCGATCGACCAGAGAATGTATACTGCAGAATACATTATTAGGGTGTGATACTTCCAAGTCGCTTTGTAGGAAAATTTCGCTGGCTCTCGTATCTCAACCGCTTCGCAAGAAACAGTGACGACTAGAAAGAAACCGATACAAAGTGAATTAAGGATCCGGAAAAAAGGTGAGAGGTTTTCTGATATTCCCACTACCTGACGGACAACCAGGTAGAGCAGGAACGGGACAAGAACAACCGGAATCAAAGTCCAGTTAAGAGCCAACTCACGAAGCTCAAAAGGAAGAGCAATCCGGAACCCAAGACAAGCGAGCCAACCAAAGAGAGCGACCGACAAAAGAAAGTAGGTCGTCTGAAGTCTATTCCTTGGTTGGGCGGAGTATACATAGCCTCCCAAAAGAAGGATAAAAGCTGCCACCAGTATACTTGTCAAATTTATAGAATTCATGTACCCTTTGAAACACGGTTACTACACCTTTGCCGCAATTTGGTGTAAAGTGGTTTTTGAGATTTCTACGATCTGTAGCAGAGCTAACTCCCCTTTCAGTTCGAATCCCGGAAAATATACCGGTCCAGGGAATCTTTCCGACACTCGAGCACCCGCTTCTAAATAAATTGATTGGATTCCTTCTAGAACTGGGTTGTACATTCCGTAAACCATGTCGAATCCCTGTTTTATGCAATAATTCGCGACTACAGCGAAATTTATTTTTGCCGCCTTCGCTCCGTTAAGCGTTCTTTCGAATGCCACTGAGTTCCAATCTGCTACGTTATCCTCCAATAGCGCGTACCTGATTTGGGGTATGGAATTGTGTTTTATAGCCTGTTCTAACGGAATAAAATTTTCAGGTTTTTTTTCTACGATCCTCATCGCCGAGAGAATTTGATCTCCTAATGTGACATAAAACCATGTTGACCAGGGATCTAAATCGATGTTTTTATAAGGAGAATTTACGTATCCTGCTTCGGAATATATTCTGGAAATAAATTGTTTCAGTGCTGCGAGCTCTTCCGGAGCGGAGACTCCTTCAATAATTCGAATCTGAAATGCCCCTTTTTTCGTGGCTGGGAGCAATGTTTTTGTAGTTGGTTCTAACGTTTTAAGAGACATAATATTATTATAATAGACTCAAAAATGCCATTTTGACTACAAAAATTTGCGAAAAATTGACTGACCCTTTTGGGTTAGTCTTCGATGTCGAATAACGTATTTTCTTGTTTCTTCTTGCGAGGTGCGATATCGGACGGGATCCGCGTTGCGATCACCCAAGATGAGGGGTACGAGTTGATCAGCTTCGAAAGTTTTTCGGGATCGTTGTACGAAGGGTCCAACCAAGCTTCCAGATTCTCATCCGCGAGAATGACCGGCTGTCTCCAACGGTTTTCTCCGTGGTTGTGGATTTCCTTCATTCGATCGTTGGCTTCCTGAGTGAGAATAGTACACCAATGCTCTTTCACTTTCGTTTTCGGATTTATATCCTCCCCATAAATTCCGGCAAAGACGAAAGATTCCCGGCCAGCGATTTCTATCTTAGTATTGTGTTTTATTTTCTCCGTCTCGTATTCCCATTCGTAGAATGCCGTTGCGGGAATAAGGCAACGATTGTGGGTTGAATATTTTCCCCAGTGCTTTGAGGAGAAAATGTTTTCCGATTTACTATTGGCTATTCTTGTCGGTGCCCATGGTGGATAGTTTCCCCAAATTCTAATCTCCGGAGTTACCGCCTCCCCATCGTGCGAAACACAAAATACATCATACCCAGGATAATAAACCGGTCTGTCAGGTAGTGGTGGATTTGGAAAACTTTCGGTACCGAATGGAAACTTATATTCGGAGTCTGCAAATGTGACTTTGATCCAGCGCTGGGTTCCATCCTTTAGGGTAATGAGTTGAGCGCTGAATCGATTACACATAATGACATGAGCCTACGTTGTTGAGTGAGATACCAGAATTTTCGCGTATGCATGTTTTACGACATGCCACGTGAAAGCGCTGTGAGTCGCTGATCCTTTTATCTTAAATTTTGGCTTAGGCGAGAAAATAAAATTATTTCTAGGAACCACAACCACCTCTGCCCTATCGCAAATAATCATATCACCTTTATTCCTTGCTGGAATGGACCGGATCATACCCTTTTCATCCTTTGTAATGAACGGGCAATTCTCGTTTTCCTCAGTCGAATGATCTATCTGTTTCGCAATTAAGCACCTGATATTGAAATCTACAGTATATCCATGCACTCTCTGGGCTCTGTAGAGCAATTCACCGTTATTTTTGGGTGGTTTCCTAGAAGAACCGTGAAGGATTTTTCCTTCGATTGAGTCACCAATCGCATAATATTCCACGGATCTATCGATTTATAATTTCAAAGGCTTTATTTGCAAGACTCAAATCTGTACGAAACATGATAGCAATCTCTGTCGGATCCAACCGGGCACCTAACATAATCTCCAAATCTGCTACTTTTTCTGCAAGCACCCTTGGTTCGTAAACCTCGATACCATCGAAATATTCACGAGCAATTTCGTCATAAATTTCATTATCAATTTCCTTCTTCGCAAAGCTAAGTTGGTACCCTAAGAACTCTCTATGGGACTTAAGATTCTTATAAACTTTTCGAAGCAATTGCAAACTTCTTTCTGGTGAGGCCACAACGGGTGCATGGTGATATGGACCAGCTGCCAACACAGCTGCAATTTGAGATCTACCTTCCTCTAACGAGTTGATACGGTGAAATCGGCTAACATCTACGGCAACAAAGAGAGATTTGTCATCATGAATGTTCCATGTCAAATGATTCTGAGTAGCGCTCATTTCAACTTTTTCTGCGGACGTAAATCGTAAACCTTCAATCGAAGCATTTCCAAGATGAGTTCTAAATTTTCTTCGCAATTGACTTTTCATAAATCTCATCGATCTCCTTTTTAAGTTGAAGAAAGCCATTTCTATCCATTGCAATTTTTGAGACAACCATCAGCCCTTCTTTCGAAGGATCTAAATCACTGACTCCTAATGCGTGGTTGGCTAATGCCTGATAGTCCATTTGATAGAAAGATAGCGCGAATATTTCGGAAATCCTACATACCTTTGCAAAATCTGCCCGGTCATAGAGCATCCGATCGGAATTTCCTATGCCTGTAAATTCAACGTAACCTTCTAGTTCATCGGGATTTGAACTCATATAGATAAGAACGGATAAATAGATAAAAAAATCCACATAAATTCGACTTTTTTACTTATTGCAAAAGTGACATAATTCAAAATTCCGACAAATCTGAATTTTTCGGAAAACTGCTTTCAAATAATGTTCCGTTTTAGCACGGTGAATTTGTGAAGATAATTACTCTTGCATCTTTAAAAGGCGGAGTCGGAAAAACTACCGATGCTGTTTTTTTGGGGCAAGCGTATTCTTCCTTGGGGAAACGCGTACTTGTAGCGGACTTAGACCCAAACAACAATTTAACCGATTATTACCTCCGAAATATTTCCGTAGATGAAATCTCGGCTCGTAATATTAAGCATGTTTTCCTTGGAAGAATCGAGCTCAAGGACGCGGTATATCAAACCAGCTTTGGTCCTGACTGTATTCCTGCCACCCCAAAACTAGCCAGCATCAATTCCGAATTGAATAACGATTTTGGAGCAGTTTTACTATTTGATAAAATGCTTAAGGAATCCGGGTATGATATTATAATTTTAGATACTCCTCCTGCAGATTGTTTTGAACTTCGTGCAGGTGTTTTCGTGAGCGATCTGGTAGTCTGTCCAATCTCCTATTCACGGTGGACCATCCATGGTTATGAAATTCTGGAAGATATGGTTTCAACAAATCGTAAGACCGGAAGGAAAATAGATTTAATTTGCCTGCCCTCAAATGTATCGCCAAAGAAGTCTGAAGGACTTTTGGAAATCACCGATCAGATCCCGGTTCTACAAACTCACATCACTAGGAATGATGGGTTAGAAAATGCTGTGACCCTCGGTGCAAAACTAAAAGTGACATCGAATGCCTGGTCCCAGTTCCTGGACCTTGCTCACGAGGTGGCATGATGGGAAATGAAAGGAAGAAAGAAGCAATCCTTGGGAGTCGAACCGGCTTTTCCCGAACCGAGGAAGCAAAAGATATCGTCGTTGATAGCGCCGCAAAAGACCTCAATGCACTGCATCAATCGATCCTCACATCCGGGAAAAACATGGTAAAGTTCGCGATCGAAGCCGGAGAGATCCTGACTAAGAAAAAGGCCGAACTTAAGCATGGAGAATTTTTACCCTGGGTCGAGGAAAATCTCACGTTCAAAATTAGGACCGCACAACGTTATTTGAAAATTTACGAATCCCGTGACTCGATAAATGCGTCAGCGCTGACGCATTTGGAAGATGCTTATAAATTAGTTGCAGGCCCATCAACCTCAGAGAAGGAAATCAATCCAGATTTCGTGGATGGAATCGATCCAAAAATCCTGTATAAAAAATACCGGAATGGCGAATCTATCACTAAGTCCGAAAGAAAATCTCTTAGGGAATTTCTCACGTCCGAAAAGGAAAGAATACTTACGACTGCGAAATCCAAGGTCTCAAGAATTGAAGAAGAGCTAAAACATCTCTAATCCGGCAATTCGCTAACTGCCCAAATTTTTTCTTAGCAGAAATAAAAAAGTAGTACCCAAAAGAAATCCATGGTACTATCGTACCGAGTAGAGCATTTCGCTCACCGACGTTTCAACAACGTTCCGCGTAAGGCAATCGGGGAGGTCAGAGCCCCCGAGTGCCACTCTCAAAAATTTCAAATAATAAAACTATGTCACATTAATGTGATTGACAATTTCTCCTTAATGGATTCTAGGTACGTACGAACTTAGGAGACATAACCTAGTTCATTGGCCGCTCTGACTTAAGGCCAAAAATGTTGAAACGTCGCGGACCTTCTCTCAGGAATCTTACCTAAGATATTTCCCCGACACAATGATAGAGTAGGGTAGAACAATTTCGGAATCTGCCTCACCCGTTCTATGTCCGGGTTCCGAAATATGGAAATTAAAATGGAAGGAACGCATCTTCGTATCCCTAGCGGATTTATGCACGACAAACGGATCCACCCGAAAGAAAGATCAAACCTGTTCGCTGTATTAGGTGCATTTTGGAGTTTCGCAGGGAAAGGAAATACTTGCTATCCGGGGATAGGAAAAACGGCAGAAGATTTCGAGCGAACCAAAAAAACTACTCTCTGTTCAAGATCCGGACTCGGAAAGAATTCTGTAGTGAAAGCAAAGAAGCGTTTAGCAGAACTCGGCTGGATTCAGGTAACCAGAGTAGGGCAGGGGAAAAACGATTTAGTATTACTACTCGAAAAGCCAATCGAGGTCGGGGCCGTAGTTTACCCGTCAAACGTCCAGACTCCCGTCAAAGGGAATTCAGAAACTTTCAACGAAGATTCCGCGGAATTGCAGAATTCCTCTCCCATGGCAGGTTCGCCCGAAAGTGTACCGCAAGGGGAGGCGAGCATAGTACAAGAACATGTACAACTGAATATAGAAGAACATATTCCAAAGGCATTCGTTGAGTGGGCAAAAGGAAAATTGAGTCGATCCAGTGTTGAGCTTATTGTAGAAGCCTACGAGAAACAGGACACTACTTGTTGGGTAAATCCCTTCGGGCTGAACCAGCCGAGCACTTTGCACTTGATTTTCAAGAAATGGATGAGCGAGAAGTTAACGGTTACAACATGACTTATCAATTTAAATTAGAAATCATCGTAGAGGGCAAGGTTTTTGAATATCCCTTGGTTACTTTCACCTTTAACGAGCGGGAGCAAGAACTAGGGCTATCTGTTCTGAGAACGGACTTAAGAGGTATATATGAGCTTTGGAAAGTTGAATTTTCCGATAATCTAATTGGCTCTGTCGTAGATGATAAGTCGGTTTTACACCGCATAATCATAAAAGATTTGGATGGTAAAATACTATACGATTTTGAAAAATCATACCCAATTTGGATTCCAAATTCAGAGCATCATGATTTCGCGTGGGCAAAGTTTTGGTTCGTTGAGTAACCTTGGAGGATTAAAAAAATGGGTATAGATTCTACGACTTTCTATTACGTTTTTAGTACGATAGCTCAATCTTTTTCAGCGATCGTTGCATTGTCCGCAGTATTCTATCTGAAGCGGATTGATAGTATCGAGTCGGACATTCTTTTGAATGGAGATCAAGCAATGAGAGAATTAGAAAAGAGAAAAGATGAGCCGACATCTCAGAAATTTATTAGGGATATCGTTGCCTTGCTTCATTTTAAGTCTGTCAGCAAAATCCGCCCCAAGATCTCCGAGATTCTTGATACCGGAGATGTGATATTCACTCCCGAAAATGGACACAAGGAAAGTCTTATAAAGCGCGAAAAGATCCAAGAATTTTTAGATGCTCTGAAAAAACTGGAAACATTACTCTCGACCGAAGCTAAAAACTACAAAAGCCAAATTGCCATTCCAATGGTAATTTTGATCGCAGCCTCACTTGTCTGTATTGGATTCTCGGTTCAATTCGCAGGATATTCAGATGCACATAAATTGGTACTTTTGGCGATATTCATGCTTTTCTCAATTCTTGACCTTGGATTGTTTTTTTCGTTTATGAAAAAAAGCATCAGCCGATCGTAAGCCGCTTCCTATGTGTGCAAAGCCTTGATTGAAGTCGACTCGACTTCCGATAATGTATCCTATGTCTCATTAGATTTTTTTGAGGCGAGAAGGGCGGTCGCTTTCTCATTGAAATCATGGCGAGAAAGATCCAGCATCGGAAATTCGTCCGACGAGAATCCACAAGCAGTGCAGGTGACTCTGTGTAAACGCCCTTCCCTATTAGGATTCTTGCGCCAAGAGTTTTTGATTCCAAACCAATTCCTGCAATTAGGACAAGCGAGGAGTTTTACGGTTTCGCCAATGATTCTACCGGTCACCCTAATGCCTCGTGAATCTTTTCACTAAGACGAACGATTGGGGCATACGCGCCCCTTTTAAGCGTATTTGTGATTGTACCCGGATCTGGAGCATCGTCACCATATTTCTCTACAAGAATTCGATGTAACCCCCTAAGGCCGTGCATTTCAATTTGCCGCTCAATGTGTGCAGTATGAAATGCTTTATCCACCTCGCGGAATTTTCTTGATTGCGAAAATGATCTGATTTCCATTCTACATCTATCCTTGAGGCGATGACCTTTTCCATCGTTTGCTTTTCGTTCTGTCTCCCATACGATTGGATTCACCAAAGGCGTTGGAGATTATCCGATTTACTTTATCAAGTAGATCCATTCTTTTGAAAGTAACGTGAAAGTTTCCATTTTTATATCGATAGATACGTAGGTA encodes:
- a CDS encoding helix-turn-helix domain-containing protein, with translation MAQIASTKITIGTFLNNTGQRLEEALEILGVSREALRDKIGVELSTISRYINGKREIPEPTLRLIASIYKISYTWLKDGLGEMFEAGALNAVETDLKVHDRIWRKLAKDPDLLEAVRILVEELPEADREVVINMILRLKGK
- a CDS encoding matrixin family metalloprotease — its product is MKILALLILLNLFCAHNTPDHDISEENKALLRIAHPADETQKKVFKAASLWGVGIDVYPILGRILDAKNLIYFSDGDCDGLTGFDLDACVDFLASPIGTGRCTKDFSENIISKSILIVRTDRIRETVNIALGLGIKFSDHSPSYIELYESEIQKTLTHEIGHCLGLDHSSDIGSVMYKDSIPGFSAVSQHDIANVRGLYNSSENLEQNEAYEYYLPGMPFKQSKIPSFGVILKK
- a CDS encoding LIC10906 family membrane protein; the protein is MNSINLTSILVAAFILLLGGYVYSAQPRNRLQTTYFLLSVALFGWLACLGFRIALPFELRELALNWTLIPVVLVPFLLYLVVRQVVGISENLSPFFRILNSLCIGFFLVVTVSCEAVEIREPAKFSYKATWKYHTLIMYSAVYILWSIGLMGKGITRSRGMNRVRSFLLLLGASIGLVGSILCVYVFPLLGIFVAQYSAIGLGISAVLWAVAILHYDAFEIKDKLLAGESVPFLTRYSNIPVMGLYSFLDPSEYRIKSLKQKAFLVHRVILQNHMLLLGTEWDDTLRAKIIAKRFGNYLK
- a CDS encoding LBL_2463 family protein produces the protein MSLKTLEPTTKTLLPATKKGAFQIRIIEGVSAPEELAALKQFISRIYSEAGYVNSPYKNIDLDPWSTWFYVTLGDQILSAMRIVEKKPENFIPLEQAIKHNSIPQIRYALLEDNVADWNSVAFERTLNGAKAAKINFAVVANYCIKQGFDMVYGMYNPVLEGIQSIYLEAGARVSERFPGPVYFPGFELKGELALLQIVEISKTTLHQIAAKV
- a CDS encoding SOS response-associated peptidase; the protein is MCNRFSAQLITLKDGTQRWIKVTFADSEYKFPFGTESFPNPPLPDRPVYYPGYDVFCVSHDGEAVTPEIRIWGNYPPWAPTRIANSKSENIFSSKHWGKYSTHNRCLIPATAFYEWEYETEKIKHNTKIEIAGRESFVFAGIYGEDINPKTKVKEHWCTILTQEANDRMKEIHNHGENRWRQPVILADENLEAWLDPSYNDPEKLSKLINSYPSSWVIATRIPSDIAPRKKKQENTLFDIED
- a CDS encoding ParA family protein encodes the protein MKIITLASLKGGVGKTTDAVFLGQAYSSLGKRVLVADLDPNNNLTDYYLRNISVDEISARNIKHVFLGRIELKDAVYQTSFGPDCIPATPKLASINSELNNDFGAVLLFDKMLKESGYDIIILDTPPADCFELRAGVFVSDLVVCPISYSRWTIHGYEILEDMVSTNRKTGRKIDLICLPSNVSPKKSEGLLEITDQIPVLQTHITRNDGLENAVTLGAKLKVTSNAWSQFLDLAHEVA
- a CDS encoding DUF3102 domain-containing protein, yielding MMGNERKKEAILGSRTGFSRTEEAKDIVVDSAAKDLNALHQSILTSGKNMVKFAIEAGEILTKKKAELKHGEFLPWVEENLTFKIRTAQRYLKIYESRDSINASALTHLEDAYKLVAGPSTSEKEINPDFVDGIDPKILYKKYRNGESITKSERKSLREFLTSEKERILTTAKSKVSRIEEELKHL
- a CDS encoding helix-turn-helix domain-containing protein gives rise to the protein MEIKMEGTHLRIPSGFMHDKRIHPKERSNLFAVLGAFWSFAGKGNTCYPGIGKTAEDFERTKKTTLCSRSGLGKNSVVKAKKRLAELGWIQVTRVGQGKNDLVLLLEKPIEVGAVVYPSNVQTPVKGNSETFNEDSAELQNSSPMAGSPESVPQGEASIVQEHVQLNIEEHIPKAFVEWAKGKLSRSSVELIVEAYEKQDTTCWVNPFGLNQPSTLHLIFKKWMSEKLTVTT